In Rhodopirellula islandica, the sequence CCCTGTGGTACACGCTGACCCCGCAACCTCGCCCGCGTGCGACTTCGTTTGTCAAAGAGTATCAGTACCCGTCGCACACCAAACTGCCAAACAAAACCGTCACCGAGAACCATGGTGACCTCACCGCGTTCGTCGGAACCAAGGTCACGATGCGAGTGGAATTCGATCAACCCGTTCGAGACGCGGAGATGCGTTTCTCTTCGCGCGGTTCTGGGTTTGCCTTGGCATCCGTTTCCCCCGAGGATCAGCAGTTCGAAATCACCGTTCCGATCTCAACCCCCGGCAGCTATCGCCTGGACGCAACGGGTTCCGACACGGGACTGAACAACCCCTTTTCGCCGAGATACACGATTGACCCCGTGATCGACCGCAGCCCCATCGCGGCGTGGGACGAATCGATTCCGCGTCGACAAATTGCCTCGCCAGCGGCGGTGCTTTCGTTGGTCGGACATTTGGAGGACGACATTCCGATGGACTATGCGATCCAGCAAATCTTGTTGGAAGGTGAAGGGCTGACAGAAACCAAGATTGATTTGAAAGATCCCAGTTCAGTCGTTCGCGTGGATCTGAACTGGGACCTGGCTCGTTTTGATGGACGCGAAAATGCGGATGCAAAATTGCCGTCCGGCAGTCGCTTGAAGACTCGACTGATCGCCGTGGATCGAGCAGGCCACCGCGGTCAATCCAATTGGATTGATATTTTCATTGCGCAGTTGGATTTTGATCCCGATCGACATCACGATCTGTTGGCTCACCAAGAACTCACACAACAAATCACGCCTTGGTTCGAAGAACTGAACCAGATCAGTCAAGGCATGCAAAACAGCATGAAAGCCGCGATTGAGTCCCCGGACACTGAGTCGTTCCAGTTGAATCCCAATCTTCCCGCTCAATTGCAACAGCTTCGTGTCCGGTGGGAATCGATTTCTGGATTCAATGCCTCGGCCGATGAAATCTCACCCGCGCCGGACGAAGCAGCGCCGACCTCCATTCGCAAACTTCTGGCCTCGATGGACGATCCGATACGAATCGACCAATGGTCGCGTCTGGATTCGGCTGCCACTTTTGCCCTCGAACAGACGTCGCTTCAATACAAAACTTGGCAGCAGATTGGCGAGCAATTCCCCAACGACGATTCCGTGGACCAACGCAAACGGCTTTCGAGCTCGCATGTTGGCAAACTAGGCATGCTCACTCGATTGACGTCGCGGTCGATCGAGTTCACGAAAGCGATCCTGGCCATCGAGCTCGCCATGGGACTTTCCCAGGACATGGAAACGATTCAAACCAGCGCCGCGATGCTCGGTGACGCGGATGCCAACATCCCCATCACCAGGCTGCCGGGACAAAGCGAGCTGCTTCATCAGCAACTGCAACAAATCAGTGACCTCCTGAAGTCGATGGAACCGGATCTTCCCGAAGAAGTGCAGCGACACCATGAGCAAATCCATCGCTTCGTGGATCAACGCACCCAGGTCATCTCGGACGCTCGTGACAAACTTCGCACGTCGCAAGATGGGAATGCGGAGCGTCCCTTCCGCGAAACCATGCAGCAAATTGCAGAGGAAGTCAAAGCGTTGCGAGTTCATAGTTTGTTGCACGGCAACGTGGCCAACCGAATCGCCGCCGCGATGAAGGAGTTCACCGCGGAATCCATGGGATGGGCTGGACAGCTCGCAACGCTGAATCGAATCGGCAAGCAATGGCACGACCAACAACGCAAATCGAAATCACTCGCCGAACGCGGCGACTCCAATGAATTGGCTGAATCCAAATCCGTGGAACGACTGCACCAGGAATCCTTTCAAGGACTTCGCGACACCATCCTGAACCGCCTGCAACAAGCGGAACGTTTTGAAGAAGCGAGAAGCGATTCCCAGGTGACCGCCAGCTCGGACCTCGACCTCATCGCCCGGACCCTGGACGCCATCACTGCCGATGGATTCGTCTCGCCGGAAAGTTCGGACCTCGACGAGGTCGCATTTCATGACCAAGTCTCGAAAGCGGTGATGACGCTGGATGCAGGAAACCAATTGCATCGCTTCGAGAAACAGTGGCAGTTCGTGGCCGACCGAGAACGGTACCCAGTCAATTCTGCTGACGGGATCATCCATCAACCCATCCGACTCGAACACATCCAAGTCGCCAACGAAATCCCGATGGCGCAAGTTCGGCATCTCGGCCTGGATCCCCGTGTCGCCGACCCGCTGCGGGACACTCGTTGGAATCAAGACGCCAGCCAAGCCCGTGATCGATTGAACCGTCGTCGCTGGGAAAGCGAAACGCCAGTGTCAGCGGCCATCCCGATTGAGTCGATCCTGAAAACCTATCAATCCAGCTGGAATGATCTCGACCCGATGATGGAAGAGGCTCGTGAATTCCTTCGCAGACTCACACCGAGCTTGTCCGACCAGGCACGTGAGGCAGCGGAAGAAGCCAAGCAACAGAGCGATGCCATTGAAGAAGACCAGTCCAAACGTCCCGAATCCCCCGAACAGGTCGCGACCGAGGCGGAATCCAAGTTCGACGATTTGAAGGAGCAAGTCAGCGCGATCGCCGAACAATTGGCGGACCGAGCCAACAACGCGGACTACTCCCAAGCGGACGACGCGCAGGCTGCCCGCGATGCTGACCAGGCCATCGCAGCGATGGAACAACAGACCGAACAAGTTGCCAGCCAGCTCCGTGAAAACCAACCGGAAGAGGCTTCGCAATCACTTGCTGACCTTTCGAAAACATTGGAGACCATTGCGGACCACTTCGAAGCCATCGACGAAGGTGAAGATGCCTCCGAGACTCGGGACGCCCTCAATGAACTGACGCCCTCTTCGGAAGCAAACCCGTCCATGGACAACCAGTTCGACGCAGCGGAAGCGGTCGCCAAAGCCAACCAGATGACTCCCGAGCAATTGCTCGAACAACTTGAAAAGAAGCTGCCCACCGACCAACCGATGCAAGAATCGCTGCAGGACATCACGAAGCAGACGGTCCGTGCCGCCGAACAAATGATTCGCGAAGCGGCCAACGAAGAAACGTCGCTGCGTCGCAACTTGGAACGTTCTGACGCAGAGTTCTCGGAACAGAAACGAATCGCTCGGGACGAGTTGCGTTCCATCTCGGATCGCGCCGACGCCGTCGAGAAACACTTGCTGGCAATGGCAGAGCAAGCCAGTGGGTGGTCCAACGAAAATGCGACACAGCGAGCAATCGAACAGATTCGCGATGATCTCTCCCAAGCAACGCAAGCCAGCAAACAGGCACAGAACGACGCGGCCCTGTTGGACGACCTGCAAGACGCCAACCAATCCCTTCGCGAGGCGGTTCAGGATGCCGCGAAACAAACCGCAGCGATCAACGAGAAGGCTCGCCAGATGCAGAAACAATCCCTGCACAACAACGAGCAATCACGTGCCAAAGCGGCTCGACAACTGGAAGCAATGCAACGACGGGGAAAAAACCAATACCTGCAATCGCTTCAGAACGAGAACCAACAGTGGCACCGCAATGTCGATGAGGCGGGCCGCCGAATCCAACAAGCTCAAAACCAAGAACGCAATGCTCAGCGAAGCCTCGACCAGGCCAAGCAACAACAGAAAAAGCACCCTGGGGAAGAGTGGGCAGAAAAAAACGTGGCAGACAAACAAGCCCAAGTCGAAAACGCAGCAACCGCGGCGGCAGCCGCCAAGCAAACTCGCGATTTGGCTCGCGAATCGGAGCGTCAGGCGAAACAACGGTATGAAGATGCTCGCAATCGAGCGGTTGCCAACCTCGATGCTGCCAATCCCGCTGCTGAATTGCTCTCGCGTGTCACTCAGCAGGCCACCGAAGAACTGCAGGACCTCGCCGAATCACTCGATTCCAACCAAGAATCGCTCGCGATCGACGAATCGCTCGAACCGCCCGCGTCCTCGAATCAACCCCTTGCCGAGCAACAACAGCGACTTCAACACTCTGTCGCGATGGCAGCGGAAGAACTTCGCAGAGCAGCACGCCACGAAGCACGACTGGGCAACAGGACTTCCGCTGAAAAACTTGACGAGGTTGCCACGGAAATCGAAGCCGTCAGTCAACAACCGATGAACGTAGCCCAAGAATCCTTGCAGTCCGGTGAAGCCAGCCAAGCCAATCAGCAGCTCGCTCAAGCGGCCGAGCAACTGCAAGCGAAAGCAGATGCACTCGCCCAACAAGCAAGCAGCGATCCAGCCAACAGAGAAGGCGACTCCTCCACTGCTTCGGATGACGCCCCGTCTTCCTCGCAGAGTCAAAAACTCGCAAAAACACTGGATGAACTGGACCGAGCCCTCCATTCACCGCCCCCGGATCCGGCAGGCAGTGACGCCCAATCCGATCCCTCTCAGACATCGCAATCGCAGCAAACGCCTGAGAACCAAACCTCAGATCAATCGGCGGATGGTTCCGCGGGAGAATCCTCCTCCGAGGCGTCAGGCAGCCAGCAGGCCAATCAGCCCAACTCGCCGGCCAGCCCCGGTCAGCAGCAAACGTCGGGACAGGCATCCTCGACACTGGCGGAAGCGGCTCAGCAAGCCATCCGCAACCTGGCTCAACAACGCCAACGACAGTTGCAACAGATTGCACAAGCCGGCGATCCATCCCAGCCATCGGATCAAGATTCCTCGCAACCAAGCAGTCCCCAAGCGAACCATCCAGCCCGCGGCGAAGGGCAAGCACGTGACAACTCTCTGATCGATGCAAGCGATTGGAACATTGCGGACGGGGATTGGGGCGACCTACGAGAACGTCAAACCGAAGAGGTCATCCAAGACCGTAAAGTGCGTCTTCCGATGACGTACCGCAAAGCGGTCCAGGCGTACTTCGAAGCTGTTTCCGCCGAAGCGGCCAAGTCCAGTGAATCCAAACCACGATCGGACAGGTGATTCCTGTGAAAGTTCCTCAGCACGCCCCACTCGACCGCCGATCCTGGCTCGCCCGAGCCATGTTTGGTACCGGCATAACGTGTGCAAGCGCACTTGGGCCGGGGGCAAACCGGTTCCTCACTTCAGCCTCCGCAGAAGAGGACCTGACAGATCTCTATGTTGATGACGCCATTGACCATTCCGTGAACCAGGGCATCCAGTTCCTGTTGCGATTACAGAAGGAGGACGGATCGATCGCCGATCGCGGCAATGCAACGGCGATGACATCGCTGGTGATCATGGCGTTCGCATCCATCGGAACGATTCCGGAACCAGCGACTCTCGAGGGTCGCGTGATGAGCCGAGCCATCGAGTTTGTGTTGCAACCTCGCAATCAAACGCAGGGGTACTTTGGCCATCACGATGGGTCTCGCATGTATGGGCACGGCATCACCACGCTGATGCTGACCGAGATATTGGGCATGGGGGCAACCATCGACCAAAACGAACGGATTCACAACGCTCTGGTGCAAGCGATCCAGGTCATCCTCCAATCGCAAGCCGTCTCCAAACCACAACGCCTTCAGGGCGGGTGGCGATACAAACCCGATTCCAGAGACTCCGATCTATCCGTTTCGGTTTGGCAAGTCATGGCCTTGCGATCCGCCAAGAATGATGGCCTGGACGTCCCCTCCGAAGCGATCGATTTGGCAGTGGAGTACCTGAAAGAATCGTACACGTCGCCATTGGACGAAAACGGACAACCAAGAGAAAAGGCCAGCGGCTTTGCCTACACTCCGGGAACACATCATCCCGCATTCACAATGACCGCGGCCGGTTTGCTCGCCATGCAAACCTGTGGCCAATACGACTCCCCCTTGGTTGCTGGGGCGGCAGCGTGGTTGCTCGAACACCCTCCTCGAACAAACGAGCGGTTCTTTTTCTACGGCATGTATTACTACGCTCAGGGCATGCACCAAATCGGGGGAGAAGCCGCGACCACAGCAGCCAAAATGGTTCCTGAGCTGTTGCTGCGATTGCAAGCCGACAACGGATCTTGGGTCAGTCACCAGGGCGAAGAACGCAATGTGGGGGTCGCCTACGCCACCGCCTTGGCCATTCTCAGCCTCAGCGTTCGCTACCATTACTTGCCGATTTATCAAAGATAATCGACCGCCATGGGGGTGCATTCCCACCGTGAATCGCGACAGATTTGCCAATCACTCAATCCCCACGAAACGAATTGGATTGACAACCGGAACGGACCTGGGAATACTACCGGCAACGTTGCGTGGTGCCTTTGATCCAAGGCTTGGATCCTAGGAAACAGGGAACTTCGGTGAGATTCCGAGACGGCCCGGCCGCTGTATCCGACGCGAAGTTGCTGACTCAGTGACTTCCAAGCAAACACTCCTCTTGTGCCATTGTCATTGATCGGAATTTTCCGTGACAGACGAGAAGGCGAGCGTTTGCGAGTTTGCGTCGGGAGTCAGAAGACCTACCACGAAACGGACGCTAAGTGATCTTCTTGGGCGAGATCGGCGTCGGGGCGAAATCCAATTTCGCTTGGCTGTTTCGTTGAATTCCAGTCCGAATGATCAAGGCGACTTCCGCGCGGGTATTTCCCGAGCGATGGGTCCGCATTCGAACTGACTCGATCGCTTTGCATGCTCCCGTCTCCTCGTTCGCATTGCCGCCGCTACCGAAGCGTTTTCGCGATGGGTTTCACCTTGGTGGAATTGCTGGTCGTGATCGCCATCATCGGCGTCTTGGTCGGTTTGCTTCTGCCCGCCGTCCAGGCCGCTCGTGAAGCCATGCGGCGTGCGTCTTGCCAAAACAATTTGCACCAAATTGGTTTGGCGTTGCACAACTACCATGCCGCCCACAACAAGTTTCCACCGGGTGCGATTGAGGTGCGACCTCAGTATCCCAATGGAAAACAATTGGCTTGGTCTGCGTTTGTGTTGCCGTTTCTGGAGCAATCAGGACTGCACGAACAAATCGACTTTCGGCTCGCGTTTGATGCTCCGGAAAATGAAGTCGCCGCGGCAACCGCCTTGCCGACCTTCCTGTGCCCCAGCACGCCGCGGACCGATGGACAGATCCAAGGTCGCGGGGCGTCCGACTACGGCGGGATCTACGGTCAGCGAATCACGGGCCGAAACGATCCCCCCAACGGGATGATGCTGCACGACCGAGCTCTCGCGATGCGCGACATCTTGGACGGCAGTTCGAACACCGTGATGGTCTCGGAGGATGCCGCGTTTCCGGATGGGCAATGGATCAACGGACGCAACTTGTTTGATCAAGCCTTCCCGATCAACCAAGCCCCCGCATTTGAAAACGACATGCGTAGCTTTCACGTCGGTGGCGTGATGGTCCTTCGCGCGGACAGCTCGGTCACATTTTTGACCGAGCAACTCGACCTAGAGATCCTGGCGGCGCTCTGCACGCGAGCCGGACATGACGACGCCACCCTGTAACACATCATTGAATCAAACACTCCCTGGATCTGCCGTGAACCCGCTCAAGCCAAGTCGTTTCGCTCGTCGCCGACAGTTGCATCTGACCATCGAACAATTGGAATCGCGTCAGCTCCTTGCCGCGGGCCCTTACGCCCCAGCCGCGAACGAAGTGGGCTCATCCGCAATCGATCGCGAATCGCCCGCCATCGTGGGATGGGCCACCGGCGTGGAAGACTACACCCCGGGAGCCGCGGTGGATGAAGTTTGGCAGGAATCCTCTCGAGCTCTCGGTCCCGCTGAAGGACAATCCGGCAGCATCGTCTCGCTAGGACGAGCGGGAACACTCACGCTGACCTTTGAGGATCCCATTCGAGATGGGTTGGGATTCGACTTTGCTGTGTTTGAGAATTCCTTTTCAGACACATTTCTCGAACTTGGCTACGTGGAAGTCTCTTCCGACGGAGTCAACTTCGTCCGCTTTGAAAGCGATTCTCGCACCGACTCGGCTGTCGCTGCGTTCGGGTCCATTGATCCAACCAATTTGAACAACTTGGCGGGCAAGTACCGCGGTGGATTTGGCACGCCGTTCGATCTGCAAGAACTTCGCGGCACCGCCGGACTGGACGTCACCGCCATCACGCACGTTCGGTTGGTCGACATTTTTGGTGACGGCACCTCGTTGGATGGACAAGGCGACCCGATCTACGACCCCACTCCCACCACCGGCAGTGCGGGACTGGATGTCGATGGCGTCGCCGTGTTGCACGCCAAACAAACGGGTCCCGCGATCATCGATTTCGAAACGCTCGGTTCCGAACTCGGTGCCTCCACTTTTTCCAACCAAGCCCCCAACGGTTTCGAGCAAGAAGAACTGTCACTGAACAACGACTACAACTCGCTGTACGGAAGCTGGCAGGGCTGGTCGATTTCCAAGACAACCGATTCCACCACCGCTGATTTTTCCAATCAATACAGTGCCTTCCCCGGTGAGGGCCATGATGGCTCCGACACCTACGCCGTCGGCTTCTATTCCGAGTATGCCAGCCCCGAAAACCGCCCCACACTCGAACTGGATCCTGAAGTCGGTTCCCAGTTTGATTCGCTTTGGATCACCAACACAACTTACGCCGCACTTTCGATGACCGAAGGTGACCAATTTGCGAAGCAGTTTGGTGGCGACAGCGGCACGGACCCAGACTTCTACGAAGTCGACATCCATGGGCTCGACGACGCGGGAACATCCATCGGCACCGTGACCGTCGTGCTTGCCGATTTCCGGTTTGAGAACTCGGAGGATGATTTCATCGTGGATGAATGGATCCAGGTCGATCTGTCATCGCTTGAAAGCGCTCAAGCATTGCAGTTCCAAGTGCGATCTTCGGACATCGGCGACTTTGGAATCAACACTCCAACCTACTTTGCGGTCGATGACGTGGTCGTCAAACGCCCACAGGTCGCCTTGGATTTCGAAGACACATCGCTCTTGGAATCCGAATCGATGATCGGGCGAGTCTCACGGCCTGCTCTCGATAGCAGTTCGCTGATGACCGTCTCGATCAGCAACTCGAACAGTTCGTTGGTGAACCTGCCAACTCAGGTCACCATTGCAGCAGGCGCTGACTACGCCGAATTCACCGTTTCCACCTCGGACGATGACTTGGCTGGCCCAAATCAAATGGTTGAGTTCACTGCCACAGCTGAACTGCAGGCCCCACGAACTCGAGAACTGAGCGTGCTCGATGACGATGCAACGGGACTCGTCTTTTCAAGCAGTTCTTTGCAACAAACAGAAGGGGCCTCCGCCACCACGCTGACGCTTCGCCGCAATGACTTCGACATCTCATCCCCGTTGGCCGTTTCTGTTTCTGCCCAGCCCGATTCACGGTTGAACTACCCTGCATCGCTCACCTTTCCAGCGGGCCAACGCGAAGTTTCGCTGGTCATCTCGATCACGGATGACGAAAAGTTCTCGCCGGCACAGTCTGTTCAATTGGTCGCCACCGCTGAAGGACACGCTGAATCGGTTGCAACAGTCGAACTCCTGGATGACGACTCGCGTGCGTTGACCGCCACCAACCCAGCGTCTCCCTTGGAAGAATCCAATCCAAGTCAAACCGTCACCGCGATCATCCATCGCAATGATGCGTCGCTCGACCAACCCATGACAATCGGGCTCACCAACCCGAATCCAGAGTTGCTGACGATGCCGGCCTCGATTGTGATTCCGTCTGGATTTGATTCCGTCGAAGTCACCATTGGTTTGATCGACAACGACGTCGCAAACACCAGTCACACGTTCACGGTGGTCGCATCCAATCCGAACGCCGCCACTGCTGAATTCGATGTCACGGTGATCGACGACGAAGCCCCCACCTTCGTGTTGGCTCTGCTTGACTCGCAGGGCGTCGCCTTGAACGAAGTGACAGAAGGACAGTCGGTTCGTTTGTCGGTCACTCGCCCCGCATCCAGCGTGTCTGAATCGGTCACTGTCACGCTGGAACAGTCACTCACCGAACGCATCGATGGGCCCTTGGAAGTCACAATCCCCGCGGGAGCAACCGCCGCGGAATTGACTTGGCTGATCGAACCCGATGAGACATTGACTGGAAGTCTGGACTGGGTGATCGAAGCCAGCACGCCAGGCTTCGAAACCGCACGACTTGAAACCACTGTCTTGGATTCTGATTCGCCAGCACTGACGATCAGCGGGCCAACCGAACCACTGCTGGAATCTGATTCCACCTCGATCGGCGATTTCGAATCGTTCGGGCAAACCTTGGTCGCGGATGAATTCAACAACAACGCCGGACAAGCAGGTGTCTTCGTCGATGGTGAACTGACATTCGGCAATTCGTTTAGCAACGCGTACGGCTTTGACAGTTGGTCTGGGTTCTCGATCAGTCGCGAGTCGGACACAACCACCTCCGGTTTCTTCAACCAGTACGCTGCCATCACCGGCGAGGGCGTTCGCGATTCGAACACCTATGCCATCGGATACAACGGTGCCGATGCCATCATCCGGCGTTCCAATGATTCTCAACCGTTCGAATCCATCGCCGTCACCAACACAACTTACGCCGCACTCTCAATGCTCAACGGCGACGCTTTCGCAAAGCAATTTGGCGGTGAGTCAGGCGATGATCCCGACACATTCGTCTTGACGATCATCGGCAAGAATGAAAATGGCGAGTCGATTGGCGAAGTTGGATTCCATCTTGCCGACTATCGTTTTGAAGACAACTCGCTGGACTACATCGTTGATGAATGGACCACCGTTGACCTCACACCGATCGGCCAAGCAACCCAACTGCACTTTGGATTGTCGTCCACTGACGTGGGCCAATTCGGCATGAACACGCCGGGCTACTTCGCACTGGACGACGTCCAGCTTGCCGCTCCAGGCGAAGGGCTGCCGCAACTCACCCTCCACCGGCAAACACTCGACAACAGCGAACCGTTGGAAGTGAGCTTGGTTGCTGACCGAACCGACATCCGGATCCCTGAAACGATCGTCATCCCTTCTGGGCAAGACAGCGTGTCAGTCCCAGTTCGTTTGATCGACAATCTGCTGGCAGAAGACAATCGAGAGGTCGCGATCACTGCCACGGCAAACGGGTTTGCCCCTCAAGTCATCTCGTTGACCATCGAAGACAACGACACCCAATCGCTCACGGTGACTCACGATTCAAATGAAACGTTGAATGAGTCACAAATCATCGTCATCAACGTGGAAGACACAGGCTCGAGCCTCGATGCCGAATCGTTCCACAACGGCTCTGATCTGTCGGGAGCCATCGTTGCCGGGCCACTTGAATTCCCGAACGTCTACAACGAGCAGTACGACTTCTGGAGCGGTTGGGCGGCGTCCAACGTGACGGACGTGGCAACGCCCGGCTATTCCAACCAGTACGCTGCGTATTCCAACCTCTCTGGGGACCAACCCGGTGGTGGCGATTCTTCTGAGACCTTCTTGATCGGTGCAGGCAGCGGCGACTCCGCTCCCACCCTGACTCTGCCCGAAACAATGTCCGACGCCCGATTCGCGTCCATTTCATTGACGAACAGCACCTACGCGGCACTCTCAATGCAGCAAGGCGACTCCTTCGCGAAGCAGTTTGGTGGAGAAACCGGTGACGACCCGGACTACTTCTTGCTGACAATCGTCGGCCTGGATTTGTCTGGTGAGACCGTCGGAAGCGTTGACTTCTACCTTGCTGACTACCGTTTCGAGAACAACTCACTGGACTACATCGTCGGTGAGTGGACCACCATTGACTTGACCTCCTTGGACGGAGCCTCCCAGCTTCGATTTGACCTTTCTTCATCGGATGTCGGTGACTTCGGGATGAACACTCCCGCCTATTTCGCGGCAGACAACGTGATCCTGGACCAAGTGTCCGCGGAGCCAACGTCGGTGGTGATCCATCGAAATGCAGCCGATTTGAGTTCAGCACTACCGCTCACTTTCGAATCGGACGACCCACGTTTCGCGATCGATGCACCGATCGAGATCCCCGCGGGAGCTGACTCCGTTCGAATCCCGGTCTCGATACTGAACGACCGCACGGTCAACACCGACGGCAGCGCCCGCTGGACAGTGTCCGCAGACGGCCACATTGCCGGTGACGCCAATGTTTCGATCCAAGACGACGAAACCCCAGGCATCGAGTTGCACCGGTTGCTTCAGCCGTTGGAGGTCATCGAGGGCGAAGCAGCCAATTTGTACGAGGTTCGTTTATCGCAACGCCCTGCATCAAGTGTCACCGTTTCAGTGGAAGCTTTGATTGAATCCATGGATGCAGGTGAGCAACTCTCCCTCAGTGCAAACACATTGACATTCACCCCCGACAATTGGTCTGAACCTCAAACGATCACCGTCTCGGCCAACGTGGACACCCTGCAGGAACCCAATCAAACAGTTCAGCTAACACTGCAAATTGTCAGCGACCTCAGTGACCCCGGCTATGCCTCCGCGGAATCCCAACAGGACTTCTTCACACTCGTCG encodes:
- a CDS encoding DUF4465 domain-containing protein codes for the protein MNPLKPSRFARRRQLHLTIEQLESRQLLAAGPYAPAANEVGSSAIDRESPAIVGWATGVEDYTPGAAVDEVWQESSRALGPAEGQSGSIVSLGRAGTLTLTFEDPIRDGLGFDFAVFENSFSDTFLELGYVEVSSDGVNFVRFESDSRTDSAVAAFGSIDPTNLNNLAGKYRGGFGTPFDLQELRGTAGLDVTAITHVRLVDIFGDGTSLDGQGDPIYDPTPTTGSAGLDVDGVAVLHAKQTGPAIIDFETLGSELGASTFSNQAPNGFEQEELSLNNDYNSLYGSWQGWSISKTTDSTTADFSNQYSAFPGEGHDGSDTYAVGFYSEYASPENRPTLELDPEVGSQFDSLWITNTTYAALSMTEGDQFAKQFGGDSGTDPDFYEVDIHGLDDAGTSIGTVTVVLADFRFENSEDDFIVDEWIQVDLSSLESAQALQFQVRSSDIGDFGINTPTYFAVDDVVVKRPQVALDFEDTSLLESESMIGRVSRPALDSSSLMTVSISNSNSSLVNLPTQVTIAAGADYAEFTVSTSDDDLAGPNQMVEFTATAELQAPRTRELSVLDDDATGLVFSSSSLQQTEGASATTLTLRRNDFDISSPLAVSVSAQPDSRLNYPASLTFPAGQREVSLVISITDDEKFSPAQSVQLVATAEGHAESVATVELLDDDSRALTATNPASPLEESNPSQTVTAIIHRNDASLDQPMTIGLTNPNPELLTMPASIVIPSGFDSVEVTIGLIDNDVANTSHTFTVVASNPNAATAEFDVTVIDDEAPTFVLALLDSQGVALNEVTEGQSVRLSVTRPASSVSESVTVTLEQSLTERIDGPLEVTIPAGATAAELTWLIEPDETLTGSLDWVIEASTPGFETARLETTVLDSDSPALTISGPTEPLLESDSTSIGDFESFGQTLVADEFNNNAGQAGVFVDGELTFGNSFSNAYGFDSWSGFSISRESDTTTSGFFNQYAAITGEGVRDSNTYAIGYNGADAIIRRSNDSQPFESIAVTNTTYAALSMLNGDAFAKQFGGESGDDPDTFVLTIIGKNENGESIGEVGFHLADYRFEDNSLDYIVDEWTTVDLTPIGQATQLHFGLSSTDVGQFGMNTPGYFALDDVQLAAPGEGLPQLTLHRQTLDNSEPLEVSLVADRTDIRIPETIVIPSGQDSVSVPVRLIDNLLAEDNREVAITATANGFAPQVISLTIEDNDTQSLTVTHDSNETLNESQIIVINVEDTGSSLDAESFHNGSDLSGAIVAGPLEFPNVYNEQYDFWSGWAASNVTDVATPGYSNQYAAYSNLSGDQPGGGDSSETFLIGAGSGDSAPTLTLPETMSDARFASISLTNSTYAALSMQQGDSFAKQFGGETGDDPDYFLLTIVGLDLSGETVGSVDFYLADYRFENNSLDYIVGEWTTIDLTSLDGASQLRFDLSSSDVGDFGMNTPAYFAADNVILDQVSAEPTSVVIHRNAADLSSALPLTFESDDPRFAIDAPIEIPAGADSVRIPVSILNDRTVNTDGSARWTVSADGHIAGDANVSIQDDETPGIELHRLLQPLEVIEGEAANLYEVRLSQRPASSVTVSVEALIESMDAGEQLSLSANTLTFTPDNWSEPQTITVSANVDTLQEPNQTVQLTLQIVSDLSDPGYASAESQQDFFTLVDYQPTDLSLALEAEQLVLRDLRNDSVWTSNNRDERFVVVLNGQAQSLSVASLAEATGLVTIEMGAGDDHVLLDTTWFTSIDGGEGFDRLILQPSDGLANESGGSTIDLAAWLQNRVVGFEELVLGASNPDEPLTYRLDSARLTTLLGTNAPTITSIGSQNLELTGSWQLGAPLVADGLIRQRLVSETIEVQVITSTPWQNAIRSEDVNANGEVTALDALTVINRLNSGESDELLTPNDPNELIGRFYDVSGDGRVSALDALQVINYLNGETASGEPVTSSPDARSIQISPESSRIEAITTNQLNQAQASALDGPQTLASIVPESLRLSDPGGLSTELIDQLWSESGRESDDDSDSSENGEWIDSLELLGDSA